From Streptomyces asiaticus, one genomic window encodes:
- a CDS encoding DNA-3-methyladenine glycosylase I produces the protein MSEQGVVEGPDGLPRCPWGLESETMADYRVYHDTEWGRPVHGDDALYERVSLEAFQSGLSWLTILRRREGFRAAFADFSIKKVAEFTEADEARLLADPGIIRNRAKIAATIANARAAAALAPGELSELIWSHAPASDGRPVPRTFADVPAITPESTALSRDLKKHGFRFVGPTTAYALMQACGLVNDHLADCHIRDAV, from the coding sequence ATGAGCGAGCAGGGTGTGGTCGAGGGGCCGGACGGTCTGCCGCGCTGTCCCTGGGGCCTGGAGAGCGAGACCATGGCCGACTACCGCGTCTACCACGACACGGAGTGGGGCCGCCCGGTCCACGGCGATGACGCGCTCTATGAGCGGGTCTCCCTGGAGGCGTTCCAGTCCGGGCTGTCCTGGCTGACGATCCTGCGCCGCCGGGAGGGGTTCCGGGCCGCCTTCGCCGACTTCTCGATCAAGAAGGTCGCGGAGTTCACCGAGGCCGACGAGGCGCGGCTGCTCGCCGACCCCGGCATCATCCGCAACCGCGCCAAGATCGCCGCCACGATCGCCAACGCCCGCGCCGCGGCGGCCCTGGCCCCCGGTGAGCTGAGCGAGCTGATCTGGTCCCATGCCCCGGCGTCCGACGGCCGCCCGGTCCCGCGGACCTTCGCCGATGTCCCCGCGATCACCCCCGAGTCCACGGCCCTCAGCCGCGACCTCAAGAAGCACGGCTTCCGCTTCGTCGGCCCCACCACGGCCTATGCGCTGATGCAGGCGTGCGGCCTGGTCAACGACCATCTGGCCGACTGCCACATCCGCGACGCGGTCTGA
- a CDS encoding sec-independent translocase encodes MLDIGPLELVALVVLAVLVFGPDKLPKVIRDVTQFIRKIREFSDSAKEDIRSELGPEFKDFEFEDLNPKTFVRKHVLDSDELGLKEIRNGFDLRKEMAEVADAVHGRESDPPQGSSGASGTTPLSLSKDDSSTPDLLRKREEPGREERPPFDSDAT; translated from the coding sequence GTGTTGGACATAGGACCTCTCGAGCTTGTCGCGCTCGTTGTCCTTGCGGTGCTCGTCTTCGGCCCGGACAAGCTCCCGAAGGTGATTCGGGACGTGACGCAGTTCATCCGGAAGATCCGGGAGTTCTCCGACAGCGCCAAGGAGGACATCCGCTCCGAGCTGGGGCCGGAGTTCAAGGACTTCGAGTTCGAGGACCTCAACCCCAAGACGTTCGTGCGCAAGCACGTGCTGGACTCGGATGAGCTGGGCCTGAAGGAGATCCGTAACGGCTTCGACCTCCGTAAGGAGATGGCCGAGGTCGCCGACGCGGTGCACGGCCGGGAGAGTGATCCGCCGCAGGGCTCTTCAGGGGCTTCCGGCACCACCCCGCTGTCCCTGTCCAAGGACGACTCCAGCACGCCTGACCTGCTGCGCAAGCGCGAGGAGCCGGGGCGCGAGGAGCGTCCGCCGTTCGACTCCGACGCCACTTGA
- a CDS encoding O-methyltransferase: protein MRQLRGQERVITGNRQTSWAFADAFVAEDEALHWARDRAREAGLRSVSAGTGAALRLLAATADAKVVAEIGTGTGVSGIHLLRGMRPDGVLTTVDTEPEMQQFARQAFREAGFTGNRARFIPGRALDVLPRLADGGYDLVFCDGDRLECLDYLAESLRLLRPGGLVCFEGVFTNGRTVDSAAQPTEVLRVRELLRTVRESTVLQSSLLPVGDGLLCAVKRG from the coding sequence TTGCGCCAACTACGGGGACAGGAGAGGGTCATTACCGGCAACCGGCAGACGAGCTGGGCGTTCGCCGACGCGTTCGTCGCCGAGGACGAAGCCCTTCACTGGGCCCGTGACCGGGCCCGGGAAGCAGGGCTGCGCTCGGTGTCGGCAGGCACCGGCGCCGCGCTGCGGCTGCTCGCTGCCACCGCCGACGCCAAGGTCGTCGCCGAGATCGGCACCGGGACGGGCGTCTCCGGAATCCACCTGCTGCGCGGAATGCGCCCGGACGGCGTGCTGACCACCGTGGACACCGAACCGGAGATGCAGCAGTTCGCCCGGCAGGCGTTCCGCGAGGCCGGATTCACCGGGAACCGGGCCCGCTTCATCCCCGGCCGCGCCCTCGACGTCCTGCCCCGGCTGGCCGACGGCGGATACGACCTGGTCTTCTGCGACGGCGACCGGCTGGAGTGCCTGGACTACCTCGCCGAATCGTTGCGGCTGCTGCGGCCCGGCGGACTGGTCTGCTTCGAGGGGGTCTTCACCAACGGGCGGACCGTGGACTCCGCGGCCCAGCCCACGGAGGTGCTGCGGGTGCGCGAGCTGCTGCGGACCGTACGGGAGTCCACCGTGCTCCAGTCGTCCCTGCTGCCGGTCGGCGACGGCCTGCTCTGCGCGGTCAAGCGGGGCTGA
- a CDS encoding Mrp/NBP35 family ATP-binding protein, with amino-acid sequence MATDTLPAPSEDAVRAALATVNDPEIHKPITELGMVKSVEIAADGSVAVVVYLTVSGCPMRDTITGNVRTAVAEVEGVTGVTVDLEVMSDEQRRELAASLRGGQAEREVPFAKPGSLTRVYAVASGKGGVGKSSVTVNLAAALAADGLKVGVVDADIYGHSVPRMLGADGRPTQVENMIMPPSANGVKVISIGMFTPGNAPVVWRGPMLHRALQQFLADVYWGDLDVLLLDLPPGTGDIAISVAQLVPNAEILVVTTPQQAAAEVAERAGAIAVQTHQKIVGVVENMSGLPCPHCDEMVDVFGTGGGQVVADGLSRTTGTTVPVLGAIPIDVRLREGGDEGKPVVLTDPDSPAGSALKAIAGKIGGRRRGLAGMSLGVTPRNKF; translated from the coding sequence ATGGCTACCGACACCCTCCCAGCGCCGAGCGAAGACGCGGTACGCGCCGCGCTCGCGACGGTCAACGACCCGGAGATCCACAAGCCGATCACCGAACTCGGCATGGTCAAATCCGTCGAGATCGCGGCGGATGGCTCGGTCGCCGTGGTGGTCTACCTCACGGTCTCCGGCTGTCCGATGCGGGACACGATCACCGGCAATGTGCGGACGGCGGTCGCCGAGGTCGAGGGTGTGACCGGAGTCACGGTCGACCTCGAGGTGATGAGCGACGAGCAGCGGCGTGAGCTGGCCGCTTCGCTGCGCGGCGGCCAGGCCGAGCGCGAGGTGCCCTTCGCCAAGCCCGGCTCGCTGACCCGGGTGTACGCGGTGGCCTCCGGCAAGGGCGGGGTCGGCAAGTCCTCGGTGACGGTCAACCTGGCCGCCGCGCTGGCCGCCGACGGGCTCAAGGTCGGCGTGGTGGACGCCGACATCTACGGCCACTCGGTGCCCCGCATGCTGGGCGCCGACGGACGGCCCACCCAGGTCGAGAACATGATCATGCCGCCGTCCGCGAACGGTGTGAAGGTGATCTCGATCGGGATGTTCACCCCGGGGAACGCCCCGGTGGTCTGGCGCGGGCCGATGCTGCACCGCGCGCTCCAGCAGTTCCTGGCCGATGTCTACTGGGGCGACCTCGATGTGCTGCTGCTCGACCTCCCCCCGGGCACCGGCGACATCGCGATCTCCGTCGCCCAGCTGGTGCCCAACGCCGAGATCCTGGTGGTGACCACGCCGCAGCAGGCCGCGGCCGAGGTCGCCGAGCGGGCCGGCGCGATCGCCGTCCAGACCCATCAGAAGATCGTCGGCGTGGTGGAGAACATGTCCGGGCTGCCCTGCCCGCACTGCGACGAGATGGTCGACGTCTTCGGCACCGGCGGTGGCCAGGTGGTCGCCGACGGGCTCAGCCGGACCACCGGTACGACGGTGCCGGTGCTGGGCGCCATCCCGATCGACGTACGGCTGCGCGAGGGCGGCGACGAGGGCAAGCCGGTCGTGCTGACCGACCCCGACTCCCCGGCGGGCAGCGCGCTCAAGGCGATCGCGGGCAAGATCGGCGGGCGCCGGCGCGGCCTCGCGGGCATGTCGCTGGGCGTCACCCCGCGCAACAAGTTCTGA
- a CDS encoding anti-sigma factor family protein has translation MTRSGGPSPAEQHLGDRLAALVDGELGHDARERVLAHLATCCKCKAEADAQRRLKNVFAQTAPPAPSEGFLARLQGLPAAGGDDGMGGSPFGGSGVFGPRDLRGGSRDVRELGDVREPEERRERAFAFVPAMPPGTAIAPAASARASRQRGFRIHEVERPAPRRRFAFAAAGAVSLAAFALGAALPLDAAVDPPGNSADGADTAVSPAGADTAVNAGVRERTRQDVGLLATTDTRTGAPSPTATPYPPSLRQPVAALNPLIQPILSVTELLRTSNSTPPAPRPTQLEVPSGPASGGSPYLGVSAPPK, from the coding sequence GTGACCCGATCAGGCGGTCCGTCCCCCGCCGAGCAGCATCTCGGCGACCGCCTTGCGGCTCTGGTCGACGGTGAGCTGGGGCATGACGCGCGGGAGCGCGTCCTCGCCCATCTCGCCACCTGCTGCAAGTGCAAGGCGGAGGCCGATGCTCAGCGTCGGCTGAAAAACGTGTTCGCCCAGACGGCGCCCCCGGCACCGTCGGAGGGCTTTCTGGCCCGGCTCCAGGGCCTGCCGGCCGCGGGCGGCGATGACGGTATGGGTGGCTCCCCGTTCGGGGGCTCGGGCGTCTTCGGCCCGCGCGATCTGCGCGGCGGATCGCGGGATGTGCGCGAACTGGGCGATGTGCGGGAGCCGGAGGAGAGACGGGAGCGGGCGTTCGCCTTCGTGCCCGCGATGCCCCCGGGTACCGCGATCGCACCGGCGGCGTCGGCCCGCGCCTCGCGTCAGCGCGGCTTCCGGATCCATGAGGTCGAGCGCCCCGCCCCGCGCCGCAGGTTCGCCTTCGCGGCGGCCGGAGCGGTCTCCCTGGCGGCCTTCGCGCTCGGCGCGGCCCTGCCGCTGGACGCGGCGGTCGACCCCCCGGGCAATTCGGCCGACGGGGCCGACACCGCGGTCTCCCCGGCGGGCGCCGACACCGCCGTGAACGCGGGCGTCCGGGAGCGCACCCGCCAGGACGTGGGCCTGCTGGCCACCACGGACACCCGCACGGGCGCCCCGTCCCCGACGGCCACCCCGTACCCACCGTCCCTGCGCCAGCCCGTGGCGGCGCTGAATCCGCTGATACAGCCGATTCTGTCGGTCACGGAGCTGCTGCGGACGTCGAACTCCACGCCCCCGGCCCCCCGGCCGACCCAGCTGGAGGTCCCGTCCGGGCCCGCGTCGGGCGGCTCGCCGTACCTCGGGGTCAGCGCGCCCCCGAAGTAG
- a CDS encoding DUF1003 domain-containing protein: MDGDGGRLDRPKAPRRSPLPRWDPEAFGKVSERIARFLGTGRFIAWMTAFVALWLLWNILAPPRLRFDPFPFIFLTLMLSLQASYSAPLILLAQYRQADRDRVSLEQDRKRNERSMADTEFLTREIAALRTGLGEVATRDWLRDQLADLRQGPDGGRSAPRPGGHGEPRPSEERDR, encoded by the coding sequence ATGGACGGTGACGGCGGCCGTCTGGACCGGCCCAAGGCGCCGCGCCGCAGTCCGCTGCCGCGCTGGGACCCCGAGGCGTTCGGCAAGGTGTCGGAGCGGATCGCGCGCTTCCTGGGCACCGGGCGGTTCATCGCCTGGATGACGGCCTTCGTGGCCTTATGGCTGCTCTGGAACATCCTGGCGCCGCCGCGGCTGCGGTTCGACCCGTTCCCGTTCATCTTCCTGACGCTGATGCTCTCGCTCCAGGCGTCGTACTCCGCCCCGCTGATCCTGCTGGCCCAGTACCGGCAGGCCGACCGCGACCGGGTCAGCCTCGAACAGGACCGCAAGCGGAACGAACGGTCTATGGCCGACACCGAGTTCCTCACCCGGGAGATCGCGGCACTGCGGACGGGCCTGGGCGAGGTGGCCACCCGCGACTGGCTCCGCGACCAGCTGGCGGACCTGCGCCAGGGGCCGGACGGCGGCCGGAGCGCCCCGCGGCCGGGCGGCCACGGCGAACCCCGGCCGAGTGAGGAACGCGACCGCTGA
- the folP gene encoding dihydropteroate synthase — protein MLRLGRREFGENDRVIMAIVNRTPDSFYDQGATFSDEPALARVEQAVADGAAIIDVGGVKAGPGDEVSAEEEARRTVGFVAEVRRRHPDVVISVDTWRHEVGEAVCAAGADVLNDVWGGVDPKLAEVAARYGAGLVCTHAGGARPRTRPHRIGYDDVVEDILRVTLELAERAVELGVRRDGIMIDPGHDFGKNTRHSLEATRRLGELTETGWPVLVSLSNKDFVGESLDRPVKERLIGTLATTAVSAWLGARIYRVHEVAETRQVLDMVSSIAGHRPPAVARRGLA, from the coding sequence ATGCTGCGGCTGGGACGACGTGAGTTCGGCGAGAACGACCGGGTGATCATGGCGATCGTGAACCGGACGCCGGATTCCTTCTACGACCAGGGTGCGACCTTCAGCGACGAGCCCGCCCTGGCCCGGGTGGAGCAGGCGGTCGCGGACGGCGCCGCGATCATCGACGTCGGCGGCGTCAAGGCCGGTCCTGGCGACGAGGTGAGCGCCGAGGAGGAGGCGCGCCGCACGGTGGGCTTCGTGGCCGAGGTGCGCAGGCGCCATCCGGACGTGGTGATCAGTGTGGACACCTGGCGCCATGAGGTCGGCGAGGCGGTCTGCGCCGCGGGCGCTGATGTGCTCAACGACGTCTGGGGCGGGGTCGACCCCAAGCTGGCCGAGGTCGCCGCCCGGTACGGCGCCGGGCTGGTGTGCACCCACGCGGGCGGGGCCCGGCCGCGCACCCGCCCGCACCGGATCGGCTACGACGACGTGGTGGAGGACATCCTGCGGGTCACCCTGGAGCTCGCCGAGCGCGCCGTCGAGCTGGGGGTGCGGCGCGACGGGATCATGATCGACCCGGGCCATGACTTCGGTAAGAACACCCGCCACTCACTGGAGGCGACGCGCCGGCTGGGCGAGCTGACGGAGACCGGCTGGCCCGTCCTGGTCTCGCTGTCCAACAAGGACTTCGTCGGTGAGAGCCTGGACCGGCCGGTCAAGGAGCGGCTGATCGGCACGCTCGCGACGACCGCCGTATCGGCCTGGCTGGGGGCCCGGATCTACCGGGTGCACGAGGTGGCGGAGACCCGTCAGGTGCTGGACATGGTGTCGTCCATCGCGGGCCACCGGCCCCCGGCGGTCGCCCGCCGGGGGCTGGCCTGA
- a CDS encoding S1C family serine protease has product MDEPRAPGPEPKPKWWSRPAAARPGDRPNDAAEGAGERTEAVAERVAPEPVDAPVEGPAPEERAPRPLHEPDPYSTPPYGDPGPWAPAPPVQHPVATPAQGTHVPPGMAQAPPRTPSQAPGMTPPHGTTVPPAAGPVPGRSAPPPLPRHPGMTPPHGTQLPPGPGEPHQGHQGAPMAQPAQNVQWGGYDPWTVIPPPAERERKTVSRRGAWIAVLLIALVAGCLGGGIGAYAERDRASGGVDVKLPQAPVEKEARSPGSVAGIAARSLPGVVTIHVRGGAEEGTGTGFVLDKQGHILTNNHVVQPAGTDGDISVTFNGGQDAKAEVIGRDAGYDLAVIKVDRVSGLTPLPLGNSDSVRVGDPVVAIGAPFDLAGTVTSGIISAKERPITAGGEKEDGSDVSYVDALQTDAPINPGNSGGPLVDRKARVIGINSAIRAADDGSGLGGGQGGSIGLGFAIPINQGKRVAEELINTGKATHPVIGVTLDMGYTGDGARVNTKGADGGAPVTAGGPGDKAGIKPGDVITEVDGVRVHSGQELIVKIRSHRPGDRLGLTVRRDGKERAAELTLGSASSG; this is encoded by the coding sequence ATGGACGAGCCGAGGGCCCCTGGGCCCGAGCCGAAGCCGAAGTGGTGGAGCCGCCCGGCCGCCGCGCGACCCGGCGACCGGCCGAACGACGCGGCGGAGGGCGCCGGGGAGCGTACGGAGGCGGTCGCCGAGCGAGTGGCGCCGGAGCCGGTGGACGCCCCCGTGGAGGGCCCGGCGCCCGAGGAGCGGGCGCCCCGGCCGTTGCACGAGCCCGATCCGTACAGCACCCCGCCCTACGGCGACCCCGGGCCCTGGGCCCCGGCCCCGCCGGTTCAGCACCCGGTGGCGACCCCCGCGCAGGGCACGCATGTCCCGCCCGGGATGGCTCAGGCGCCGCCCCGGACGCCGTCCCAGGCGCCCGGGATGACCCCGCCGCACGGCACCACCGTGCCGCCCGCCGCGGGGCCCGTACCGGGCCGGAGCGCGCCCCCGCCCCTGCCGCGGCACCCCGGGATGACCCCGCCGCACGGCACACAGCTGCCTCCGGGCCCCGGAGAGCCCCACCAGGGCCACCAGGGCGCCCCCATGGCCCAGCCCGCCCAGAACGTCCAGTGGGGCGGCTACGACCCCTGGACCGTGATCCCGCCGCCCGCCGAGCGCGAGCGGAAGACCGTCTCCCGCCGCGGCGCCTGGATCGCCGTGCTGCTGATCGCCCTGGTCGCGGGGTGCCTCGGCGGCGGTATCGGCGCCTACGCGGAGCGGGACCGCGCCTCCGGGGGCGTCGATGTGAAGCTGCCGCAGGCCCCGGTCGAGAAGGAGGCCAGGTCCCCGGGCAGCGTCGCCGGGATCGCCGCCCGCTCATTGCCCGGCGTGGTGACCATCCATGTGCGCGGCGGCGCGGAGGAGGGCACCGGCACCGGCTTCGTCCTCGACAAGCAGGGCCACATCCTCACCAACAACCACGTCGTCCAGCCCGCCGGCACGGACGGCGACATATCGGTCACCTTCAACGGCGGCCAGGATGCCAAGGCCGAGGTGATCGGCCGGGACGCCGGGTACGACCTCGCGGTGATCAAGGTGGACCGCGTCTCCGGGCTCACCCCGCTGCCGCTGGGCAACTCCGACTCCGTGCGCGTCGGCGACCCCGTCGTGGCCATCGGCGCCCCCTTCGACCTGGCGGGCACGGTCACCTCCGGGATCATCAGCGCCAAGGAGCGCCCCATCACCGCGGGCGGCGAGAAGGAGGACGGCAGCGACGTCAGCTATGTCGACGCGCTCCAGACCGACGCCCCGATCAACCCGGGCAACTCCGGCGGCCCCCTGGTCGACCGCAAGGCGCGGGTCATCGGGATCAACAGCGCGATCCGGGCCGCCGACGACGGCTCGGGCCTCGGCGGCGGCCAGGGCGGCAGCATCGGTCTGGGCTTCGCCATCCCGATCAACCAGGGCAAGCGGGTCGCCGAGGAGCTGATCAACACCGGGAAGGCCACCCATCCGGTCATCGGCGTCACCCTCGACATGGGCTACACGGGCGACGGTGCCCGGGTGAACACCAAGGGTGCCGACGGCGGTGCGCCGGTCACCGCGGGCGGCCCCGGCGACAAGGCGGGGATCAAGCCCGGTGACGTGATCACGGAGGTGGACGGCGTCCGGGTGCACAGCGGCCAGGAGCTGATCGTGAAGATCCGCAGCCACCGCCCCGGGGACCGGCTCGGGCTCACCGTCCGGCGCGACGGCAAGGAGCGCGCCGCGGAGCTGACCCTGGGCTCGGCGAGCAGCGGCTGA
- the sigE gene encoding RNA polymerase sigma factor SigE, with protein MVGALLETTRADRGGAAAAGDRRVLKRFRRSVGEPKSVTNTADRSHPRSPKGTGGAPLAESATTATFATDADAAWTPPTWEEIVSTHSARVYRLAYRLTGNQHDAEDLTQEVFVRVFRSLSTYTPGTFEGWLHRITTNLFLDMVRRRQRIRFDALGEDAAERLPSREPSPQQHFNDTHFDADVQQALDTLAPEFRAAVVLCDIEGLSYEEIAATLGVKLGTVRSRIHRGRSHLRKALQHRAPAARTGQQHEVAAAAPGVTAPRLSGEVGIA; from the coding sequence ATGGTAGGGGCTCTACTGGAGACCACCAGAGCCGACAGGGGAGGTGCGGCTGCGGCCGGTGACCGGCGAGTGCTGAAGCGCTTTCGCAGGTCAGTGGGCGAGCCGAAATCCGTGACCAACACCGCTGACCGTTCTCACCCCCGTAGCCCGAAGGGCACGGGAGGTGCGCCCCTCGCCGAGTCCGCCACCACCGCGACCTTCGCCACGGATGCGGACGCGGCGTGGACGCCTCCCACCTGGGAGGAGATCGTCAGCACTCACAGCGCACGGGTCTACCGCCTCGCCTACCGGCTCACCGGTAACCAGCACGATGCCGAGGATCTCACCCAGGAAGTGTTCGTCCGCGTCTTCCGCTCGCTGTCGACGTACACCCCGGGCACCTTCGAGGGCTGGCTGCACCGCATCACCACCAATCTCTTCCTCGACATGGTCCGCCGTCGGCAGCGCATCCGCTTCGACGCGCTCGGCGAGGACGCGGCGGAGCGGCTCCCCAGCCGCGAGCCCTCTCCCCAGCAGCACTTCAACGACACCCACTTCGACGCGGATGTGCAGCAGGCGCTGGACACCCTCGCCCCGGAGTTCCGCGCCGCCGTGGTGCTCTGTGACATCGAGGGGCTGTCGTACGAGGAGATCGCGGCCACCCTGGGCGTCAAGCTGGGCACCGTGCGCAGCCGTATCCACCGCGGCCGCTCGCATCTGCGCAAGGCGCTCCAGCACCGCGCCCCCGCGGCGCGGACCGGTCAGCAGCATGAGGTCGCCGCGGCGGCGCCGGGTGTCACGGCCCCCCGGCTGAGCGGGGAGGTCGGAATCGCGTGA
- a CDS encoding enoyl-CoA hydratase-related protein: protein MADTVLYDLTEGLATITLNRPDAMNALNIDTKEALRDALLEAAESPAVRAVLLTGSGPRAFCVGQDLKEHTGLLAADRDGSGEGSTMSTVALHYNPIVTAIAGMPKPVVAAVNGVAAGAGAGFAFAADYRIVADTASFNTSFAGVALTADSGVSWTLQRLIGYGRAADLLLFPRTIDAQEALGLGIAHRVVPAEELASEAAAVARRLAEGPTAAYAAIKESLAFAAGHTLTEALAMEDELQRRAGASDDHAIAVNAFVNKEKPRFTGR from the coding sequence ATGGCCGACACCGTGCTCTACGACCTCACCGAGGGTCTCGCGACGATCACGCTGAACCGTCCCGACGCGATGAACGCCCTGAACATCGACACCAAGGAGGCGCTGCGCGACGCGCTGCTGGAGGCCGCGGAGAGCCCGGCGGTACGGGCCGTGCTGCTCACCGGCTCCGGGCCGCGCGCCTTCTGCGTCGGCCAGGACCTCAAGGAGCACACCGGACTGCTGGCCGCCGACCGCGACGGCAGCGGCGAGGGGTCGACCATGAGCACGGTGGCGCTGCACTACAACCCGATCGTCACCGCGATCGCCGGGATGCCGAAGCCGGTGGTCGCCGCGGTCAACGGCGTCGCGGCGGGCGCCGGGGCGGGCTTCGCCTTCGCCGCCGACTACCGGATCGTCGCCGACACCGCCTCCTTCAACACCTCCTTCGCCGGGGTCGCGCTGACCGCCGACTCGGGCGTCTCCTGGACCCTTCAGCGGCTGATCGGCTACGGCCGGGCGGCGGATCTGCTGCTCTTCCCGCGCACCATCGACGCCCAGGAGGCGCTCGGCCTGGGCATCGCCCACCGGGTGGTCCCGGCGGAGGAGCTGGCCTCCGAGGCGGCGGCGGTCGCCCGGCGGCTGGCCGAGGGCCCCACCGCGGCCTATGCCGCGATCAAGGAGTCCCTGGCCTTCGCCGCGGGCCACACCCTCACCGAGGCCCTGGCCATGGAGGACGAGTTGCAGCGCCGCGCGGGGGCCTCGGACGACCACGCCATCGCGGTGAACGCGTTCGTGAACAAGGAGAAGCCGAGGTTCACCGGCCGCTGA
- a CDS encoding magnesium transporter MgtE N-terminal domain-containing protein produces the protein MPTGTPRVFVSHLAGIAVFDPNGDQVGRVRDVVAMLRLAGRPPRVLGLVVEVVGRRRIFLPMTRVTGVESGQVITTGVLNMRRFEQRPTETLVIGELLDRTVRMVETDEPVTVLDVAMSQLPSRRDWEVDKVFVRRGRTRALRRRGETLTVDWSAVTGFSLEEQGQGAENLLATFEQLRPADLANVLHHLSAKRRGEVAAALDDERLADVLEELPDDDQVEILGKLKEERAADVLEAMDPDDAADLLSELPEPDKERLLDLMRPRDAADMRRLMSYEEGSAGGLMTTEPIVLRPDATVADALARVRDQDLTPALAGQVYVCRPPDQTPTGRYLGIIHFQRLLRDPPFTLVGAAVDSDLPTLPPDSPLPVVAGHLATYNLLAAPVVDETGSLLGAVTVDDVLDHMLPSDWRERELHAGMALPKAADGR, from the coding sequence ATGCCGACAGGCACCCCCCGGGTCTTCGTCTCGCATCTCGCGGGCATCGCCGTCTTCGACCCGAACGGCGACCAGGTGGGGCGGGTGCGCGATGTCGTGGCGATGCTGCGGCTGGCCGGCCGCCCGCCGCGGGTGCTCGGCCTGGTGGTCGAGGTGGTCGGCCGGCGCCGGATCTTCCTGCCCATGACCCGGGTGACCGGCGTGGAGTCCGGCCAGGTCATCACCACCGGCGTGCTCAACATGCGCCGCTTCGAACAGCGCCCCACCGAGACCCTGGTCATCGGCGAACTGCTCGACCGCACGGTGCGGATGGTCGAGACCGATGAGCCGGTGACGGTCCTGGACGTGGCGATGAGCCAGCTGCCCTCGCGCCGGGACTGGGAGGTCGACAAGGTCTTCGTCCGCCGCGGCAGGACCCGCGCGCTGCGCCGCCGCGGCGAGACGCTGACCGTGGACTGGTCGGCGGTCACCGGCTTCTCGCTGGAGGAGCAGGGACAGGGCGCGGAGAACCTGCTGGCCACCTTCGAGCAGCTGCGCCCCGCCGACCTGGCCAATGTGCTGCACCATCTGTCCGCCAAGCGCCGGGGCGAGGTGGCGGCGGCCCTGGACGACGAGCGGCTCGCGGACGTCCTGGAGGAGCTGCCCGACGACGACCAGGTGGAGATCCTCGGCAAGCTCAAGGAGGAGCGCGCGGCCGACGTCCTGGAGGCCATGGACCCCGATGACGCGGCCGATCTGCTCTCCGAGCTCCCCGAACCCGACAAGGAGCGGCTGCTGGACCTGATGCGCCCCCGGGACGCGGCGGACATGCGGCGGCTGATGTCGTACGAGGAGGGGTCGGCGGGCGGTCTGATGACGACCGAGCCGATCGTCCTGCGCCCGGACGCCACCGTCGCGGACGCGCTGGCCCGGGTGCGCGACCAGGACCTGACCCCCGCGCTCGCGGGCCAGGTCTATGTCTGCCGCCCGCCCGACCAGACGCCCACCGGGCGCTATCTGGGCATCATCCACTTCCAACGGCTGCTGCGCGACCCACCGTTCACCCTCGTCGGCGCGGCCGTCGACTCCGATCTGCCGACGCTGCCGCCGGACAGCCCGCTGCCTGTCGTCGCCGGCCATCTGGCCACGTACAACCTGCTCGCGGCGCCCGTCGTGGACGAGACCGGCTCGCTGCTCGGCGCGGTGACGGTCGACGACGTCCTGGACCATATGCTGCCGTCCGACTGGCGGGAGCGCGAGCTGCACGCCGGGATGGCCCTGCCGAAGGCCGCCGATGGACGGTGA
- a CDS encoding DUF3117 domain-containing protein encodes MAAMKPRTGDGPLEVTKEGRGIVMRVPLEGGGRLVVELTPDEADALGDALKKVVG; translated from the coding sequence ATGGCGGCCATGAAGCCGCGGACGGGCGACGGCCCGCTCGAGGTGACCAAGGAGGGGCGGGGCATCGTCATGCGCGTTCCGCTCGAAGGCGGCGGTCGGCTCGTCGTCGAGCTGACACCGGACGAGGCCGACGCCCTCGGCGACGCCCTGAAGAAGGTTGTCGGCTGA